Within the Flavobacterium sp. 9R genome, the region CGCGAGCGATTGCCATTCTTACAGCTTCTGCTTGACCAGTTACACCACCTCCATAAACGTTTACTTTTACGTCAAAGTTTGATGCATTTTCTGTCATAGACATTGGTTGCATTACTTTGTACTGTAAAGTAGCAGTTGGGAAGTAAGTTGCGAATTCTTTTTTGTTTACAGTGATTACTCCTGTTCCTTCTGAAACATAAACACGTGCAACAGCGGTTTTTCTTCTACCGATTTTGTGAATAACTCCCATTACTTAAGATCGTTTAGGTTAACAGTTCTAGGTTTTTGAGCCCCTTGTTTGTGCTCAGCTCCTACAACAACATTTAAATTTCTAAAAAGTTCTGCTCCTAATTTGTTTTTAGGTAACATCCCTTTCACTGCTTTTTCAACTAATAACGCTGGGTTTTTAGATTGCAAAACTTTAGCAGTTAAAGTTCTTTGTCCTCCTGGGTAACCTGTATGACGCATATAAATTTTGTCATCCATTTTGTTTCCTGTAAGGTTAATTTTCTCTGCGTTGATAACAATTACGTTATCCCCACAGTCCACGTGTGGTGTATAACTTGGCTTGTACTTACCTCTTAAAATCATAGCGACTTTTGAAGCAAGACGTCCTAAGTTATGACCGTCTGCATCTACAACGATCCATTCTTTAGTAGAATTGGCTTTTGTTGTTGAGATTGTCTTGTAGCTTAATGCGTTCACAATAATATATTTTAATTAAACATTCCATCCCCAATAAAGGGGTTGCAAAAGTACAATTAATTATTTTAAATACAAATACCTCAAATGATTATTTTTTGTTGCTTTCTATGTTGATAATCAATTGTATATTCTTTTAGTTGATTTCTCACTTATTGATTTTGTGTCACCTACCGGTAAAAATATAAAACCTTGAATTTCTTTTTTTTTGCGAAAAATCAGGTGGTTTTAGTATATATAAAATAAATATAATCACTATCTTCGCTTGTTTAATGCATATAATTTAAAATTATTCATTATTTTTAACTTCATTCAAATTTCGAACTACATTTCTATCATATGAAAGCAAAAGCAACCCTTAAACAAATTGCCAAAGAACTCAATGTTTCGGTTTCTACAGTGTCCAAAGCATTAAATGATAGCCCAGAGATAAGCGAACAAACTAAAATTAAAATTAAAGAGTACGCAAAGCTTAAAAATTACAAGCCGAATGTTATTGGTTTGAATTTAAAAAACCGTAAAACAAAAACAATCGGTGTTATTATCCCTAACATTTTAAATTCCTTTTTTGCTAAAGTGTTTAGTGGTATTGAGAAAGTTGCTGACGAAAATGGATACAATGTAATTATGTGTATCTCTAATGAATCGTTAGAAAAAGAAGCTCATACTTTAGAAATGTTAAGTAATGGAACAATTGATGGGTTTGTTTTATCCATTTCTGAAGAAGCACAAAAGCAACACGAATACAATCACTTTAAAGAAATTATAAGTGAAGGAACTCCAATAGTTCTGTTTGATAGAACCACAGACGAGTTGGATTGTGATAAAGTGATTGTTGATGACTTTGATTCTGCTTTAGATTCTACCCAATATTTAATTGATTCAGGATGTAAAAATATCGCTCTTATTTCTACTATTGACAATTTGAGTATTGGTAAATTGCGTTTAGAGGGGTATTTGCAAGCTTTGAAAAATAATAATTTACCTATCAATGAGAATATCATTTTGAGAACCGATTCTAGTGAAGGACTTAATGAAAAAGTTGAAGCGATTTATGCCAATAATACTATTGATGGTGTTTTTGCTTTAGCTGAAGATGAATCCGTTGCTGCTTTGAAGTTTGGTTTGAAGAAAGGATTACGAATTCCTGAGGAGTTGTCGATTATTGGTTTTGCAGATGGAATTCTTGCTTCAAGACGTTTGTCTCCAAGTTTGACCACAGTAAGTCAGCATGGTGTTGAAATTGGTGAAGTAGCCGCTCAATTATTAATTGATCGTCTGGAATCTAAAGAAGAGCATTTACCGTATCAAACCAAAGTAATTAAAACAAAACTAAAAGAAAGAGAATCTACTCGTTTAAACTAATCTCTTGAAATCATAGCAAAAAGGCTCGCAACTATTTTGTTGCGAGCCTTTTTTTATTCTAATGCGCTTCCAGCCAATTTTTTCCCAATCCAATTTCAACATCCAATGGAACTGCCATTTTGAAGGCATTTTCCATTTCGTGTTTGATCATCGGTTGTATTTTTTCGAGTTCAGAATGGTGAACATCAAACACCAATTCGTCATGAACTTGCAATAACATTTTGGACTGCCAATTTTCATCCGTGAGTTTTTTATGAATATTAATCATAGCAATTTTGATAATATCGGCTGCGGAACCTTGGATAGGTGCATTGACGGCGTTTCGTTCTGCTCCTCCACGAACAATAGCGTTGGCAGAATTGATGTCTTTCAAATAACGTCTTCTGCCTGAAATGGTTTCTACATAGCCGTTTTCTCTGGCAAAATCAACCTGTTCTTGTATGAATGATTTTAATCTTGGATAGGTTTTGTAATAGGCTTCAATCAAATCGGCACTTTCTTTTCTAGATAAATTGGTTTGATTGCTTAATCCAAAAGCCGATACTCCATAGATAATTCCGAAGTTCACCGTTTTAGCATGGCTACGTTGTTCTTTGGTTACTTCTTCTAAAGGAACATTAAACACTTTGGCAGCCGTACTTTTATGGATGTCTTCTTTGTTTTGAAAGGCTTTAATCATGTTTTCTTCCCCACATAAAGCGGCGATAATGCGTAATTCAATCTGAGAATAATCCGCAGAAAGTAGCGTGTAATTTTCATCACGTGCGATAAATGCTTTTCTGATTTGTCGTCCTCTTTCAGTACGAATAGGAATGTTTTGTAGGTTAGGATTATTAGAACTCAAACGACCAGTTGCTGCCACAGTTTGCATATAATCGGTATGCACTCGTCCTGTTTTTTTATCTACTTGGTTGGGTAAGGCATCAATGTAAGTACTTTGCAGTTTTACCATTTGACGCCATTCGAGTATATCGCGAACAATTTGGTGTTCATTGGCTAAATAAGATAAAACTTCTTCACCTGTAGCATATTGTCCTGTTTTGGTTTTCTTTTGTTTAGCTCCTCCAATTTTTAGCTTATCGAATAATATATCGCCTAATTGTTTAGGAGAAGCCAAATTGAATTTCTCACCCGCTGTTTCATAAATTTGCTGTTCGAAGGTATCGATTTCTTTTTGCATATCAATCGACATGTTTTTTAGGAAATCAACATCCAAATTGATACCTTCTTTTTCCATATCAGCCAATACTTGTACTAATGGAATTTCGATCTCATCAAATAATTTTTTGGTACCAACCTTTTCTAAAATTGGTTGGAAATGCTCTTTTAATTGAAAAGTGATGTCAGCATCTTCGGTGGCGTATTCTTTAATCGCCTCCAATTCTACTTGACGCATCGATAATTGGTTCTTTCCTTTTTTGCCAATTAAGGTTTCAATAGATTTTGGACTGTATTTTAGATAGGTTTCCGATAAAATATCCATATTGTGTCGCATATCTGGATTAATCAAATAATGCGCAATCATGGTATCAAACAGTTTTCCTTTGACTTGAATGTTATAATTGGATAGAATTTTTAAATCATATTTCATATTTTGACCAATCTTCTCGATGGTTTCATTTTCGAAAAAAGGACTAAATTTTTCAATTAATTCTTGAGCTTCTTCTTGATTTTCGGGAAAAGGAACGTAAAATCCTTTGCCTTTCTCCCATGAAAAAGACAAACCAACAAGCTCGGCATTCAAAGCATCGATTCCTGTAGTTTCAGTATCAAAACATACAGAAGTTTGTTGTAATAAATTTTGAAGTAATAATTTTACTGGAAAATCTCCTTGAATGATTTGGTAAAAATGTGGAGTGTCTTCGAGTGTTTGATAAAACTTATTTAAACCATTTTCGTTGTTATTCTCATCATCAGAGAATCCAAACAAATCCATTTGGTTTTCAGCAGATTTTTTTGACGCAGTCTTTTTTGAGGTGGCTTGATTCGTTTCATTTCCATCTCCATTTCCATCTATTTCGTCATATTCTTTTCCTGTGCCAAAGAGTTTATCGAATTGTGTTTTCATTTGACGAAATTCCAATTCTTGAAACAAAGCATCTGTTTTTTCTACATCAGGTTTAGACAATTCATAATCCTCTGCGTCAAAAGTAACAGGACAATCGAGTAGTATAGTGGCTAGTTTTTTCGATAAAATTCCTAATTCTTTATTGGCTTCAATTTTTTCTTTCATCGCCCCTTTAAGTTGATGCGTATTGGCCAACAAGTTTTCTAAGGTGCCATATTCAGCCAAGAATTTTTTAGCTGTTTTTTCTCCAACTCCTGGTAGTCCTGGAATGTTATCCGCAGAGTCACCCATCATTCCCAAGAAGTCTATCACTTGTTCTGGTCGTTCAATTTCAAATTTAGCCAAGACCTCTGGAATTCCCCATATTTCAATATCATTCCCCATTCGAGCGGGTTTGTACATAAAAATATTTTCGGATACCAATTGTGCAAAATCCTTATCAGGTGTAACCATAAATACTTGATAACCTTCTTTTTCAGCTTGTTTGGCTAAAGTTCCAATAAGGTCATCTGCTTCAAAACCTGCTTTTTCTATAATTGGAATATGCATTGCCTTTAACAATTCCTGAATGTAGGGAACTGCAATTTTTATTGCTTCGGGCGTTTCGTCACGATGGGCTTTATATTCTTGATACATTTCATAACGATAATCACTACCACCTTTGTCAAATGCTACTGCCAAGTGATCGGGTTTTTCTCTTCGGATAACATCCATCAAAGAGTTCATGAAGCCCATAATAGCCGAGGTATCCATTCCTTTGGAGTTGATTCTAGGGTTTTTGATAAAAGCATAGTAGCCACGAAAAATTAGTGCGTAGGCATCTAAAAGGAAAAGTCGTTTTTGAGTAGACATGTATTTTGTATCTAAAATTTGAAAGGGTAAAAATAAACAAAGCAATTTGATTTTGTTCATTGCATATCTTCAAACTCCTGCTTTTGCTCAAAATAATTACTTCTATAGGTTGGAAATTAAATAATGAAGAAGTTGTATACTGGTTTTTTCTAAAACATAAGTTAAAAATTGACTCATACAAGTCGTTGCGACTACTTTCTTTGTTAATTTGTGCTAAATTAAAAAACACATGATTTTTCGTTTACTCGTTTTTTTACTGGTTTTTGCTCTTATAGAAACCTATGCTTTTCAGGCATTCAAAACTTTGGTAAAAAATAAAACTTTTTTATGGGTCTATGCGGTACTCAGTTTAGTTCTGCTTTTATACATTATTTACGGTTTTACTCAGTTTGATCGTTCTGTTGGGCAAACACAATCTAGTCTTCGTACAATGGGATTAATGTTGTTGGTTTATGTTCCAAAAATTTTGATAACTCTTATTTTGTTGGGAGAAGATGTTTTTAGAGTTTTAATTGGTGTTGTTAATCATTTTGTTGATTATAATAATGAAGCGACCTTTTTACCTTCTCGAAGAAAATTTGTTAGCCAGATTGGTTTAGGTTTGGCGGCAATTCCATTCTTATCATTGATTTACGGAATTTTTGAAGGAAAGTATAATTTTAAAGTCATCAAACAAGCTATTTTTTTTCCTGATTTACCAGATGCTTTCGATGGATTTACAATTACTCACATTTCTGATGTGCATAGTGGGAGTTTCGATAATCCAGATAAAATTGAATATGCAATCGATTTGATTAATCAACAAAAAACGGATTTGATATTGTTTACTGGTGATATTGTTAATACGCATGCAAAAGAGATGCGTCCTTGGATTACTACTTTTAACAAAATAGAAAAACATCCTTTCGGGAAATATGCAGTATTAGGAAACCATGATTATGGGGAGTATGTTACTTGGAAAACAAAAGAAGAGAAAGCTGAGAATTTTGAAGAAATTAAGCATCTTTATGGTCAAATAGGATTTAATTTGTTGCTAAATGAGCATACTTTCATTGAAAAAGAGGGACAAAAAATTGCTTTAGTTGGTGTTGAAAATTGGGGACATAACTTCAAGCAAGCGGGTGATTTAAATAAAGCTGGGGCAGGATTGACCAAGAATGATTTTAAGATTCTTATGAGCCATGATCCTAGCCACTGGGAACATATAGTAAAAAGCGATCCTAATCATTATCATCTTACATTATCAGGGCATACACATGGTATGCAGTTTGGTATAGAAATTCCAGGTTATTTCAAATGGAGTTTAGCACAATATGTATATAAACAATGGGCTGGATTATACGAAAATTTAGGTAGATACGTTTATGTTAACCGCGGTTTTGGATTTCATGCCTATCCGGGAAGAGTCGGTATTATGCCGGAAATAACTGTTATTCAACTAAAAAAAGGAGATAATAGAGCATAATTAGTTAAAAATGCTATATTTGTATCGTAATATCTCATTAAAAAGTATTATAAATTAAATATTTTGGTTTTATGTCAAAATTTGGAGAACTTATAAACGCTCAAGTTCCTGTGTTAATCGATTTTTACACAGATTGGAACGAATCTTCAGTTTCGATGCATCCAGTTATTAAAGATGTGGCTGCAGCACTTGGTGATAAAGCCAAGGTAATTCGAATTGATGTTGATAAAAATCAAGAATTAGCCGAAGTTTTGCGAATCAAAGGATTACCAACTCTAATGATTTATAAAGAAGGCGTGATGATGTGGAGGCAGTCTGGAGAATTAGATGCAAATACAATCATTGGTTTGGTTCAAGAACAAATATAGTTTTTGCTCTAAAAGTTCTTTATTTTCATACCATATATTAATGGATTTATATTTGAAACGATTAGGATATGGTTTCAAATATAAATCCATTTTGTTTTAAATATTGTATAGCTTTTGGTAGTGTATATTTTAGGTTCTTTGATGCTTTTAAACTATCATGAAATACAATGATACTTCCTGAT harbors:
- a CDS encoding co-chaperone YbbN; this translates as MSKFGELINAQVPVLIDFYTDWNESSVSMHPVIKDVAAALGDKAKVIRIDVDKNQELAEVLRIKGLPTLMIYKEGVMMWRQSGELDANTIIGLVQEQI
- the rplM gene encoding 50S ribosomal protein L13, which gives rise to MNALSYKTISTTKANSTKEWIVVDADGHNLGRLASKVAMILRGKYKPSYTPHVDCGDNVIVINAEKINLTGNKMDDKIYMRHTGYPGGQRTLTAKVLQSKNPALLVEKAVKGMLPKNKLGAELFRNLNVVVGAEHKQGAQKPRTVNLNDLK
- the rpsI gene encoding 30S ribosomal protein S9 — its product is MGVIHKIGRRKTAVARVYVSEGTGVITVNKKEFATYFPTATLQYKVMQPMSMTENASNFDVKVNVYGGGVTGQAEAVRMAIARAMCEVNAENRGVLKPEGLLTRDPRMVERKKFGQKKARKRFQFSKR
- a CDS encoding LacI family DNA-binding transcriptional regulator, whose product is MKAKATLKQIAKELNVSVSTVSKALNDSPEISEQTKIKIKEYAKLKNYKPNVIGLNLKNRKTKTIGVIIPNILNSFFAKVFSGIEKVADENGYNVIMCISNESLEKEAHTLEMLSNGTIDGFVLSISEEAQKQHEYNHFKEIISEGTPIVLFDRTTDELDCDKVIVDDFDSALDSTQYLIDSGCKNIALISTIDNLSIGKLRLEGYLQALKNNNLPINENIILRTDSSEGLNEKVEAIYANNTIDGVFALAEDESVAALKFGLKKGLRIPEELSIIGFADGILASRRLSPSLTTVSQHGVEIGEVAAQLLIDRLESKEEHLPYQTKVIKTKLKERESTRLN
- a CDS encoding metallophosphoesterase, which codes for MIFRLLVFLLVFALIETYAFQAFKTLVKNKTFLWVYAVLSLVLLLYIIYGFTQFDRSVGQTQSSLRTMGLMLLVYVPKILITLILLGEDVFRVLIGVVNHFVDYNNEATFLPSRRKFVSQIGLGLAAIPFLSLIYGIFEGKYNFKVIKQAIFFPDLPDAFDGFTITHISDVHSGSFDNPDKIEYAIDLINQQKTDLILFTGDIVNTHAKEMRPWITTFNKIEKHPFGKYAVLGNHDYGEYVTWKTKEEKAENFEEIKHLYGQIGFNLLLNEHTFIEKEGQKIALVGVENWGHNFKQAGDLNKAGAGLTKNDFKILMSHDPSHWEHIVKSDPNHYHLTLSGHTHGMQFGIEIPGYFKWSLAQYVYKQWAGLYENLGRYVYVNRGFGFHAYPGRVGIMPEITVIQLKKGDNRA
- the polA gene encoding DNA polymerase I, giving the protein MSTQKRLFLLDAYALIFRGYYAFIKNPRINSKGMDTSAIMGFMNSLMDVIRREKPDHLAVAFDKGGSDYRYEMYQEYKAHRDETPEAIKIAVPYIQELLKAMHIPIIEKAGFEADDLIGTLAKQAEKEGYQVFMVTPDKDFAQLVSENIFMYKPARMGNDIEIWGIPEVLAKFEIERPEQVIDFLGMMGDSADNIPGLPGVGEKTAKKFLAEYGTLENLLANTHQLKGAMKEKIEANKELGILSKKLATILLDCPVTFDAEDYELSKPDVEKTDALFQELEFRQMKTQFDKLFGTGKEYDEIDGNGDGNETNQATSKKTASKKSAENQMDLFGFSDDENNNENGLNKFYQTLEDTPHFYQIIQGDFPVKLLLQNLLQQTSVCFDTETTGIDALNAELVGLSFSWEKGKGFYVPFPENQEEAQELIEKFSPFFENETIEKIGQNMKYDLKILSNYNIQVKGKLFDTMIAHYLINPDMRHNMDILSETYLKYSPKSIETLIGKKGKNQLSMRQVELEAIKEYATEDADITFQLKEHFQPILEKVGTKKLFDEIEIPLVQVLADMEKEGINLDVDFLKNMSIDMQKEIDTFEQQIYETAGEKFNLASPKQLGDILFDKLKIGGAKQKKTKTGQYATGEEVLSYLANEHQIVRDILEWRQMVKLQSTYIDALPNQVDKKTGRVHTDYMQTVAATGRLSSNNPNLQNIPIRTERGRQIRKAFIARDENYTLLSADYSQIELRIIAALCGEENMIKAFQNKEDIHKSTAAKVFNVPLEEVTKEQRSHAKTVNFGIIYGVSAFGLSNQTNLSRKESADLIEAYYKTYPRLKSFIQEQVDFARENGYVETISGRRRYLKDINSANAIVRGGAERNAVNAPIQGSAADIIKIAMINIHKKLTDENWQSKMLLQVHDELVFDVHHSELEKIQPMIKHEMENAFKMAVPLDVEIGLGKNWLEAH